The window GATGCTCTCTTCGGCGACCCGCCGGTCGGCCTCGCCCTGGGCGGCGTTGCGCTCCAGCAGCGGCTGGACGTCGGCGATGCGGGTGAGGATCTGCTCGAGGGTGGGGGCGGGTTGTGCGGTCGCGAGGGTCATGACGTCGTTGTCCTTCCGGGCGGGTCAGCGGGCGCAGGCGGCGATCTGGTCGGCGATGAGCGGGCGCGGCCGCTCGGCGAAGCGGGAGTGGGTGCCGAACGTGCGGTGGGCGTAGACGAGCGGGGGCAGGTCGGTGCGGCCCAGGTCGGTGACCAGGCCGAACAGCAGGAGGTGGTCGCCGGCCTCGACGACGCGGTCCAGGTCGCAGGCCACCCAGCCGGCGGCGTCGCGCAGCCGGGGCAGCCCGCGGTCGGCGAACCACGCCGTCTCGCCGCCGAACCGGTCGGCGCCGCGGGTGGCGAACCGGACGGCGAGGTCGTCCTGGCCGTGGCCGAGCAGGTTCACGCCGAACTTCCGCGCGTCGAGCACCTCGGCCAGCAGCGTCGATCGCCGGTCGAACGCGACGCTCACCAGCGGCGGGTCGAGCGAGAGCGAGGTGAACGAGCTGACGGTCGCTCCTCGCGGCGCACCCCCGGCGCGGGTCGTGGTGACGACCGTGACCGGCGCGCAGACCGCCGCCAGCACCGC of the Amycolatopsis sp. NBC_01488 genome contains:
- a CDS encoding flavin reductase family protein; translated protein: MTTVDGDRLRAVLAAVCAPVTVVTTTRAGGAPRGATVSSFTSLSLDPPLVSVAFDRRSTLLAEVLDARKFGVNLLGHGQDDLAVRFATRGADRFGGETAWFADRGLPRLRDAAGWVACDLDRVVEAGDHLLLFGLVTDLGRTDLPPLVYAHRTFGTHSRFAERPRPLIADQIAACAR